The following proteins come from a genomic window of Aspergillus luchuensis IFO 4308 DNA, chromosome 3, nearly complete sequence:
- a CDS encoding putative Rho GTPase activator Rga (COG:T;~EggNog:ENOG410QDMX;~InterPro:IPR001781,IPR000198,IPR008936;~PFAM:PF00620,PF00412;~go_process: GO:0007165 - signal transduction [Evidence IEA]), which yields MESPAYPESPMDQDDIPYPCKGCGEILEEGKAFELAGNRWHIECFCCSTCGTLLDSDAHLLLLGDGSLICSNCTYSCSSCGNKIEDLAILTGEQAFCAQCFRCRNCKRKIENLRYARTSQGIFCMDCHESLMQRRRKRNRNVAPSRKQTPANMKLDKSLPSLPSEDPELMPRGSDEAAADAYSDATPDTTLRGAAPALDAGRGRSASATGAAADNQDNLILPSSTYRSNRHSVIPQPEADGGGEFLIPVAFDPSEEQRSARGQLPATTYGKSPHGSESSSPHIAYQEKGRDRGDLDAARWRQDDLANGTNTARSASARSSRSDLGRKETSTFSTPSPESTKSATVQREGLAPELQRTASDNTTTLPTRPSHELRRLHETTGSVDSAQSFLSSTSVQHPKRADSLESRLHQPSRKEPGTSPRPSSVTPSDQWSERSTDRTGVSRSTPRTGDSTWTPRSELNDQAKPPARPNSISTLQQVESYRQTDGAGSPSLLRYSGGGDFTMDEDMARIMGSDDGNNAQTTIPDLASPSVISPENAGPEEVTWLRNELRKERQRVSDREQKIAEMEAMLNASADVKQVNTELHEKRSTMVVLDAQKEIAMRELTVLTEHLEAEKRGNGGSLDLGKLTNHVLREFVESIQKLKDTFTPQIEELVQKRNDAAEELANLNRMKDKSFQEFEQLSSKNAQLAELNNQLVHQIQELYKANPTDGRGANGLGIYSHGKEKSLSAIDALKAANSDLVPTVATTNISEEAEPATIVPGPQVVSIRKGQPRKFNWKKGGQNVAKGVTKGLKGAFMSSEATPAEGNPGLPRSQTQDPSRPGFGFFGNQRSKQTGLRMPQTDSVPALAETPAPGGLFGTDLEQRMEQEKSIIPAIITRCIQEVELRGMDMEGIYRKSGASSAIQTIREGFERSPQDYDISDPDLDIHAVTSALKQYFRKLPMPLITFDVYEKIIDSGEITSQPARVEHLQKNLRELPRVHQDVLEFLVFHLKRVVEREKENLMTSQNIAVVFAPTIMRPESLAREMTDVQKKNEVLKFLVENCQEIFMGLQG from the exons ATGGAGTCCCCCGCGTATCCAGAATCGCCGATGGACCAGGATGATATCCCGTATCCTTGCAAGGGTTGTGGAGAG ATTCTAGAAGAGGGCAAAGCTTTCGAACTTG CGGGCAATCGATGGCACATTGAATGTTTTTGCTGCAGCACCTGCGGTACCCTTCTCGATTCCGACGCACACCTGCTACTCCTGGGAGATGGTTCGTTGATTTGCAGCAACTGCACGTACAGCTGCAGTTCGTGTGGGAACAAGATCGAAGACCTCGCCATCTTGACGGGCGAGCAGGCTTTCTGCGCACAATGCTTTCGATGCCGGAACTGCAAGAGGAAGATCGAAAACCTGCGCTATGCTCGAACCTCGCAGGGTATATTCTGTATGGACTGCCATGAATCCCTCATGCAGCgtcgaagaaagaggaatcGGAATGTAGCACCGTCGAGGAAGCAGACGCCGGCGAACATGAAGCTAGACAAATCACTCCCTTCCTTGCCCTCGGAGGACCCCGAACTGATGCCTCGTGGCTCCGACGAGGCAGCTGCCGATGCGTATTCAGATGCAACCCCCGATACGACGTTGCGAGGAGCTGCGCCTGCGCTGGACGCAGGAAGGGGCAGAAGCGCTTCTGCTACCGGTGCGGCTGCAGATAATCAAG ACAACCTAATTCTCCCTTCGAGCACCTACCGAAGCAATCGACACTCAGTCATACCTCAACCGGAGgcagatggcggtggtgaatTCTTGATCCCTGTTGCGTTCGACCCCTCCGAAGAACAGCGGTCTGCGCGCGGACAGTTACCTGCCACAACGTACGGGAAGTCGCCTCATGGGTCGGAAAGCTCATCTCCGCATATTGCGTACCAGGAAAAGGGCCGGGACCGCGGTGATCTTGACGCGGCACGTTGGCGTCAGGATGACCTCGCCAACGGCACAAACACCGCCAGATCGGCTTCCGCTCGCAGTTCCAGGTCTGACCTGGGTCGTAAGGAGACCAGCACTTTCTCCACTCCCAGCCCCGAAAGCACCAAATCGGCAACCGTCCAAAGAGAGGGTTTGGCCCCAGAGCTTCAGAGAACTGCCAGTGACAATACCACCACACTTCCGACTCGGCCTTCGCATGAGCTGCGTCGCTTGCACGAGACGACAGGATCGGTAGACTCTGCCCAGTCGTTCTTGTCCTCCACGAGCGTGCAGCATCCAAAACGGGCCGATTCCCTGGAGAGCAGGCTGCATCAACCATCGAGGAAAGAGCCCGGAACGTCTCCTCGCCCGTCCTCTGTTACCCCCAGCGACCAGTGGAGCGAGCGATCCACTGACAGGACCGGTGTGAGCAGAAGTACACCTCGGACTGGCGACTCCACGTGGACCCCACGCAGTGAATTGAACGATCAGGCTAAGCCCCCCGCGCGTCCTAACTCTATCAGCACTCTCCAACAAGTAGAATCCTACCGCCAAACTGACGGTGCGGGTTCTCCCTCGTTGCTGCGGTACAGCGGTGGCGGTGACTTCACCATGGACGAAGATATGGCCCGTATCATGGGCTCGGACGATGGCAACAATGCACAGACGA CGATACCCGACCTGGCGAGCCCGTCTGTGATTTCTCCTGAGAATGCAGGACCCGAGGAAGTGACATGGCTGCGTAATGAGCTGCGCAAGGAACGGCAACGCGTGTCCGATCGGGAACAGAAGATCGCCGAGATGGAGGCGATGCTGAATGCAAGTGCCGATGTCAAGCAGGTTAACACTGAACTTCACGAGAAGCGCTCTACGATGGTGGTCTTGGATGCACAGAAGGAGATTGCCATGCGTGAACTCACCGTGCTGACCGAGCACCTCGAGGCTGAAAAACGTGGCAACGGTGGCTCGCTCGATCTTGGGAAGCTGACCAACCATGTCCTGCGGGAATTTGTGGAATCTATACAGAAGCTGAAGGATACCTTTACGCCACAGATCGAAGAACTGGTGCAGAAACGTAACGATGCTGCGGAGGAATTGGCCAACCTGAACCGTATGAAGGACAAGAGCTTCCAGGAATTCGAGCAGTTGTCCTCCAAGAACGCTCAACTGGCAGAGCTGAACAACCAGCTGGTGCATCAGATCCAAGAGCTCTATAAGGCCAACCCGACGGACGGTCGTGGGGCTAACGGTCTTGGTATTTACTCTCATGGCAAGGAGAAGTCCCTCTCCGCTATTGATGCTCTCAAGGCGGCCAACAGTGATCTGGTTCCTACGGTGGCGACGACAAACATCTCAGAGGAGGCTGAACCAGCTACAATTGTTCCCGGTCCCCAAGTGGTTAGCATCAGAAAGGGACAGCCTCGCAAGTTCAATTGGAAAAAGGGCGGTCAGAACGTCGCCAAGGGCGTCACCAAGGGTCTCAAGGGTGCCTTCATGTCGAGCGAAGCGACCCCCGCTGAGGGTAACCCGGGTCTGCCACGCTCCCAAACGCAGGATCCAAGTCGCCCCGGatttggcttcttcggcaATCAGCGGAGCAAACAAACAGGACTACGGATGCCGCAAACCGACAGCGTCCCTGCTCTGGCTGAAACCCCTGCTCCTGGTG GCCTCTTCGGTACAGATCTGGAACAACGCatggagcaggagaagagcATCATCCCCGCCATCATTACTCGCTGTATTCAGGAGGTCGAACTACGAG GTATGGATATGGAAGGTATCTACCGGAAGTCTGGCGCCAGCTCTGCAATTCAGACTATTCGGGAAGGCTTCGAGCGCTCTCCACAGGATTACGATATTTCCGATCCTGACCTCGATATTCATGCTGTGACCTCTGCGTTGAAGCAGTACTTCCGCAAGCTGCCCATGCCGCTCATCACCTTTGACGTCTacgagaagatcatcgatTCGGGCGAGATCACTTCTCAACCCGCCCGGGTCGAACATCTACAGAAGAATCTGCGCGAGCTGCCGCGCGTTCACCAGGATGTGCTCGAGTTCCTCGTGTTCCACTTGAAGCGCGTGGTCGAGCGCGAGAAGGAGAACCTGATGACCAGCCAGAACATCGCCGTGGTGTTTGCGCCAACCATCATGCGGCCCGAAAGTCTCGCACGTGAAATGACTGAtgtgcagaagaagaatgaggtCTTGAAATTCTTGGTTGAGAACTGTCAGGAAATCTTCATGGGTTTGCAGGGTTAG
- the ASK1 gene encoding DASH complex subunit ASK1 (COG:S;~EggNog:ENOG410PJ1T;~InterPro:IPR013964;~PFAM:PF08655;~go_component: GO:0042729 - DASH complex [Evidence IEA];~go_component: GO:0072686 - mitotic spindle [Evidence IEA];~go_process: GO:0008608 - attachment of spindle microtubules to kinetochore [Evidence IEA]) has protein sequence MSRPSSMAQRPLTLTEELEKLEQSITLTLQEIDHNFSQAHRIVTTNILPLVEQYAESSRDVWDGAKFWKQFFEASANVSLSGYEEKPEGETTVQEPSNLTAEEDQTVTETVGEDDSHHQLHRADDIELTSLSLSSHSTPRVAGHDNRYAAHDDDTSSIAHPTPDTRFRDDDDDENDPYLPTTPAKYSSAKTHHYTDDYSHNQSHTPMSSSPFIPPAEDPIMHQMADKTYRVQATPLGKGYGYESRSKFTVTPKTTNNSKKYAYDDSPISSPEPEAPKLHAEIFSSPMKGVETPNTGRKRRPSANRLRITPKPGISVLTPARGGGGGGARRSAWDSDDDFDDGDEDLGPSPPKTMQFHIPQSRLMKTPAKEASKRIVEDLLFTAGANDTTDDLPIEQSPSIIQRVERLEDETF, from the exons ATGTCTCGCCCATCCTCCATGGCGCAGCGCCCCCTCACGCTTACAGAGGAGCTTGAGAAGCTCGAGCAGTCAATCACCCTGACCCTTCAAG AGATCGACCACAACTTTAGCCAAGCCCACCGCATCGTCACAACCAACATTCTTCCCCTGGTCGAGCAATACGCAGAAAGCTCCCGCGACGTCTGGGATGGCGCAAAG TTCTGGAAACAATTCTTCGAAGCCAGCGCCAATGTCTCCCTCTCGGGTTACGAGGAGAAACCCGAAGGAGAAACCACCGTCCAAGAACCGAGCAACCTAAcggccgaagaagaccaaaCCGTTACCGAAACAGTCGGCGAAGACgacagccaccaccaactccacCGAGCCGACGACATCGAACTCACTTCCCTcagcctctcctcccacaGCACCCCTCGTGTCGCCGGCCACGACAACCGCTACGCTGCCCATGACGACGACACCTCGTCCATCGCGCACCCAACCCCAGATACCCGCTTccgcgacgatgatgacgacgaaaaCGACCCCtacctccccaccaccccagccaAATACTCCTCCGCCAAAACCCATCACTACACCGACGACTACTCCCACAACCAATCTCATACCCCGATGTCCTCCTCACCATTCATCCCTCCCGCCGAAGACCCAATCATGCACCAGATGGCCGACAAAACATACCGTGTGCAAGCCACCCCTCTCGGAAAGGGATACGGATACGAATCCCGGTCCAAGTTTACCGTTACACCAAAGACAACAAACAACAGCAAGAAGTACGCGTACGATGACTCTCCAATTTCCAGCCCGGAGCCGGAAGCCCCGAAATTGCATGcggagatcttctcctctcctatGAAGGGCGTGGAAACGCCGAATACGGGCCGCAAGAGGAGACCTAGTGCGAACCGGCTGCGGATTACCCCGAAGCCCGGGATAAGCGTGCTGACTCCTGCgcgcggcggcggcggtggtggtgcgagACGGTCGGCTTGGGacagtgatgatgactttgATGACGGGGATGAAGACTTGGGCCCGAGTCCGCCTAAAACGATGCAGTTTCACATTCCGCAGAGTCGTTTGATGAAGACGCCTG CCAAGGAAGCATCGAAACGCATTGTGGAAGACCTACTCTTCACCGCCGGAGCCAATGATACAACAGACGACCTGCCAATCGAACAAAGTCCAAGTATCATCCAACGAGTGGAGCGACTGGAAGATGAGACATTCTAA
- a CDS encoding uncharacterized protein (COG:S;~EggNog:ENOG410Q0BM;~TransMembrane:1 (o6-24i)) → MPTPVAKGIIITVSALVAAGIAVYESPQFRQWVNTSRRKIALALHHLGDEIHPQDAAALRQDISMTEEVGAAAEERRRLAVEELQRRRSVLEARRKTRDGAPASSFDALVDDSGRLLDSPEPPVNDSMANSTAVEVTTSQPVQRGKQTGTSTPMAEIDGSNNIGSRLQIAIPSPGSHTPSLVEFTPTSEAPERLATSFHSQFGEDEHLVGSDSYHRPDTPASSHTEDYSQVIYAHPEDQAVNGTGRDLRSPFSDLSDLHSEGHHVERPSTPSTAGSFSQIYESAGDGSEGTLSDFERSGAATPASWSEIGSVISNDEQHHHL, encoded by the exons ATGCCTACGCCGGTTGCCAAAG GCATTATCATCACCGTGTCGGCGCTTGTCGCTGCAGGTATCGCGGTTTACGAATCGCCCCAGTTCCGACAATGGGTTAATACCTCACGACGGAAGATCGCCCTGGCGCTCCACCATCTCGGCGATGAGATCCATCCACAAGACGCAGCCGCTCTACGGCAGGATATCTCGATGACGGAAGAGGTGGGCGCTGCGGCTGAGGAGCGACGGCGGTTAGCGGTGGAAGAGCTTCAGCGGCGACGCAGCGTGCTCGAAGCCCGTCGCAAGACTAGAGACGGAGCCCCAGCAAGCAGCTTTGACGCTCTGGTGGATGATAGTGGCCGGCTTTTGGATAGTCCAGAGCCTCCGGTGAATGATTCAATGGCGAACTCGACGGCGGTGGAAGTAACGACGTCGCAGCCTGTTCAACGCGGCAAGCAGACTGGAACGTCCACTCCTATGGCTGAAATCGATGGCTCAAACAACATCGGGAGTCGCCTACAGATTGCAATTCCGTCCCCTGGCTCTCATACCCCGTCGCTTGTTGAGTTCACACCAACGTCGGAAGCACCGGAAAGGCTTGCGACCTCATTCCATTCCCAGTTTGGTGAGGACGAACACCTTGTAGGATCGGATAGCTACCATCGTCCCGACACACCTGCATCTAGCCACACCGAAGATTATTCTCAGGTTATCTATGCTCATCCGGAGGATCAAGCTGTCAATGGCACTGGGCGGGACCTGAGGTCTCCGTTTTCAGACCTATCCGACCTACACTCCGAGGGTCATCACGTTGAGCGTCCATCTACACCGTCTACTGCCGGTAGCTTCAGCCAAATCTATGAGTCTGCAGGGGATGGGTCTGAAGGCACGCTAAGCGACTTTGAGCGCTCCGGTGCAGCTACTCCGGCTAGCTGGTCCGAGATTGGCAGCGTTATTAGCAACGacgagcagcatcatcatttgTAG
- the kat1 gene encoding putative 3-ketoacyl-CoA ketothiolase (Kat1) (COG:I;~EggNog:ENOG410PJ8U;~InterPro:IPR016039,IPR020613,IPR020617,IPR020616, IPR020615,IPR002155;~PFAM:PF00108,PF02803;~go_function: GO:0016746 - transferase activity, transferring acyl groups [Evidence IEA];~go_function: GO:0016747 - transferase activity, transferring acyl groups other than amino-acyl groups [Evidence IEA]) translates to MAADRLNSILSHLKPSGNSGLAAITQKNPDDVVITLALRTPLAKAVKGGFKDTELDYILYALLKEVLSKSKIDPALVEDVCLGNVGDGKAAYLVRAASLAAGIPHTAGGSSVNRFCSSGLKAVQDIANQIQLGAIDVGIAVGAELMSVGGDRLPRPFNEEVLRNQEAADCMQPMGQTSENVGADFNITREQQDKYAAESFRRAEEAQKAGWFDDEIVPITTKVKDPKTGEVKQVTLTKDEGIRYGTTPESLGKIRPAFPQFGNRSTGGNSSQVTDGAAAVLLMRRSKAIELNQPILAKFCGATVAGVPPRIMGIGPTAAIPKLLSQFNLNKDDIDIYEINEAFASMAVYCLNNLGLEHAKVNPRGGAIALGHPLGATGARQICTILSEARRTKKKVLVTSMCIGTGQGMAGLFVNEQL, encoded by the exons ATGGCAGCAGATCGTCTAAACTCTATCCTCAGTCACCTGAAGCCATCGGGTAACAGCGGACTCGCCGCAAT CACCCAGAAGAATCCAGACGATGTGGTCATCACTCTCGCGCTGCGCACGCCCCTCGCAAAGGCTGTCAAAGGTGGATTCAAGGACACAGAACTGGACTATATCCTTTATGCACTGTTGAAGGAAGTGCTCTCTAAATCTAAGATCGACCCCGCTCTGGTTGAGGATGTGTGTCTGGGAAAT GTCGGCGACGGCAAAGCAGCCTACCTCGTCCGCGCTGCCTCCCTCGCAGCCGGCATCCCTCACACAGCCGGTGGATCCTCCGTGAACCGCTTCTGCTCGTCTGGTCTGAAGGCCGTACAGGACATCGCGAACCAGATCCAACTCGGTGCCATTGATGTGGGTATCGCTGTTGGCGCGGAGCTGATGTCCGTTGGTGGTGACCGGCTGCCGCGCCCGTTCAACGAGGAGGTCCTTCGCAACCAGGAAGCGGCGGACTGCATGCAGCCTATGGGACAGACGTCGGAGAACGTTGGTGCAGACTTCAACATCACGCGCGAACAGCAGGATAAATATGCTGCAGAATCGTTCCGTCGGGCGGAGGAAGCTCAGAAGGCGGGCTGGTTCGATGACGAGATTgtccccatcaccacaaaGGTCAAGGACCCGAAGACTGGGGAGGTGAAGCAGGTTACGTTGACCAAGGATGAGGGTATTCGCTATGGTACGACGCCGGAGTCTCTGGGCAAGATCCGTCCTGCTTTCCCGCAGTTCGGTAACCGGAGCACGGGAGGTAACTCGAGTCAGGTTACGGATGGTG CCGCCGCTGTTCTTCTCATGCGCCGCTCCAAGGCTATTGAGCTGAACCAGCCCATCCTGGCCAAGTTCTGCGGTGCCACCGTCGCGGGAGTGCCGCCCCGGATCATGGGTATTGGTCCCACCGCAGCTATCCCCAAGCTGCTGTCCCAGTTCAACTTGAACAAGGATGACATCGACATTTACGAGATTAACGAGGCTTTTGCTTCCATGGCTGTCTACTGTCTCAACAACCTGGGTCTGGAGCACGCCAAGGTGAACCCCCGTGGTGGTGCCATCGCCCTCGGCCACCCGCTGGGCGCAACGGGCGCACGCCAGATCTGTACGATCCTCAGTGAGGCGCGacggacgaagaagaaggtcctgGTGACAAGTATGTGCATTGGCACGGGCCAGGGTATGGCTGGTCTGTTCGTGAACGAGCAGTTGTAA